From the genome of Podospora bellae-mahoneyi strain CBS 112042 chromosome 2, whole genome shotgun sequence:
CCGCTGGTTCAGAGGTATCGCTGTTGAACAGATAGCAGACACATATTCCTCAACCATGCGCCACGACTTGGCCGACGCCTTATCTCGTAGTATGTGATAGACCCATTTAGAATCCTCCCGCTCAGGTAGCCGGAGCACCAGGGAGTCTTTCGATGGCATATTTGCCCTTTTGGACGCCCAGAATGGGCACACCTGGGATCTTGCGGAGTCTTCGCTTGAGATCACGATCGTTGGCTGCTCTCTGTCAGTAAAGGCTCaacgagaaaaaaaaagggggggggttacCTACTGGCAACGATGTAGATACGGTTCTTCTGGACGCGGTCGACGATGCACTAGGCAGAGTTAATTAAATCAAGACACCGAAGAGAAGACGAATATTGGGAATTCTTACATCATCTGCATAGGTTCCCTTGTGGTCGCAGGTGAGCCTCGTCCACCTCTCGTCACGAGCAATCATCAAGGCCATGCGGTACTTGGGGCCCAGCTTCTCGAGTTCCGCCATGACGCAGtctgtgatgatgatgttgaccgAGGCATACAGGGCGTCCATGGCAGATTCTAGAAGTGGCAGCTTCGCCTGGATGGATCTGCTCAGGAAATTGGTATCG
Proteins encoded in this window:
- the FCF1 gene encoding rRNA-processing protein fcf1 (BUSCO:EOG09264SET; EggNog:ENOG503NUT4; COG:S) — protein: MGVAKKVREFRMKRVIGKNDDRRKTEAEKKKLEIKKKEKELVREVPQAPSSMFFEFNTSLVPPYQIIVDTNFLSRSIQAKLPLLESAMDALYASVNIIITDCVMAELEKLGPKYRMALMIARDERWTRLTCDHKGTYADDCIVDRVQKNRIYIVATNDRDLKRRLRKIPGVPILGVQKGKYAIERLPGAPAT